One segment of Desulfovibrio sp. JC010 DNA contains the following:
- the ychF gene encoding redox-regulated ATPase YchF, translating into MALSIGIVGLPNVGKSTLFNALTKAQNAESANYAFCTIEPNKAVVPVPDERIDKLAELVKPQRVQQSTVDFIDIAGLVEGASKGEGLGNKFLGNIRETQAILHVVRCFDNDDVIHVANSVDPLRDIEVIETELILADVQALDTRIEGMKKKIKGDKTLGPKIAEAEKLLEHLNEGNPVGTYGELDTDNMDEMLRDLRLITAKNVIYCANVDEEGLTEDNDYVKKVKALAEERGAEFVKISAKMEEELVGLDEEEYNEFLESYGVTESGLAKIIRTGFHTLGMISYFTAGVKEVRAWTIHDGDKAPRAAAAIHTDFERGFIRAEVIGYDDYVSNGSEAACRAAGVLRAEGKEYIVKDGDVIHFLFNV; encoded by the coding sequence ATGGCTCTCAGTATCGGTATCGTGGGACTGCCCAACGTCGGTAAATCCACACTTTTCAATGCCCTGACCAAGGCCCAGAACGCGGAAAGCGCAAACTACGCTTTCTGTACCATCGAACCCAACAAGGCTGTTGTTCCAGTCCCGGACGAGCGCATCGACAAGTTGGCCGAGCTGGTTAAACCCCAGCGCGTGCAGCAGTCCACTGTTGATTTCATTGACATCGCCGGGCTGGTTGAAGGCGCGAGCAAGGGTGAAGGTCTCGGTAACAAGTTTCTCGGCAACATCCGCGAAACTCAGGCTATCCTTCACGTTGTACGCTGCTTTGACAACGATGACGTCATCCACGTTGCCAACTCCGTTGATCCACTGCGCGACATCGAGGTTATCGAAACCGAGCTGATTCTCGCTGACGTGCAGGCTCTGGACACCCGCATCGAGGGCATGAAGAAAAAGATCAAGGGCGACAAGACCCTCGGTCCTAAAATTGCCGAAGCTGAAAAGCTGCTCGAGCACCTCAACGAAGGCAATCCCGTGGGAACCTACGGCGAGCTGGATACCGACAACATGGACGAAATGCTCCGTGATCTGCGTCTCATCACCGCCAAGAACGTGATCTACTGCGCCAACGTGGACGAAGAAGGCCTCACCGAGGACAACGATTACGTCAAAAAAGTGAAGGCTCTTGCTGAAGAACGCGGTGCAGAGTTCGTCAAGATTTCCGCCAAGATGGAAGAAGAGCTGGTCGGTCTTGATGAGGAAGAATACAACGAATTTCTCGAATCCTACGGCGTAACCGAATCCGGTCTGGCAAAGATCATCCGCACCGGGTTCCACACTCTGGGCATGATCAGCTACTTCACCGCCGGGGTAAAGGAGGTCCGCGCATGGACCATCCATGACGGCGACAAGGCTCCCCGTGCCGCCGCAGCAATTCACACCGATTTCGAACGCGGTTTCATCCGTGCTGAAGTTATCGGTTACGACGACTACGTAAGCAACGGCAGCGAAGCAGCCTGCCGCGCAGCCGGAGTGCTCCGCGCTGAAGGAAAGGAATACATCGTAAAAGACGGCGATGTTATTCACTTTTTGTTTAACGTGTAA
- a CDS encoding transketolase has protein sequence MDQYQELVNFAAELRKSIITMNCYAGSGHPGGSLSCVEIVSYLFAKEMSFSPTNMDDPCRDRFILSKGHSCLTLYAALAEKGFFSQEEFKKLRHADGMLQGHPDRVKTPGVEFNSGSLGQGFSFALGCALGAKRAGRDNRTYVLLGDGELNEGQIWEGCMFGAHHKLDNIVALVDYNKFQSDDLNENITALEPLSDKFKAFGWQVIEIDGHDFREIENALQRARTTAGKPTMIIAHTVKGKGISYMENVPKWHGSLCPTGEERECALRECGCGGLE, from the coding sequence ATGGACCAGTATCAGGAACTTGTGAATTTCGCCGCCGAGCTGCGCAAATCCATCATCACCATGAACTGTTATGCCGGGTCCGGCCATCCGGGGGGCTCCCTTTCCTGTGTAGAGATCGTCAGCTACCTCTTTGCCAAGGAAATGAGTTTCAGTCCGACGAATATGGATGATCCCTGCCGGGACCGCTTCATCCTTTCCAAGGGCCATTCCTGCCTCACGCTTTACGCCGCTCTGGCGGAGAAGGGCTTTTTCTCCCAAGAAGAATTCAAAAAACTGCGCCACGCGGACGGCATGCTGCAGGGCCACCCGGATCGCGTAAAAACCCCCGGCGTGGAATTCAACTCCGGTTCGCTGGGGCAGGGGTTCTCTTTTGCACTGGGCTGTGCACTTGGTGCCAAACGGGCCGGACGCGACAACCGCACTTACGTACTCCTCGGTGACGGGGAACTCAACGAAGGCCAGATCTGGGAAGGCTGCATGTTCGGCGCGCACCACAAACTGGATAATATTGTTGCGCTGGTGGATTACAATAAATTTCAGAGTGACGACCTCAACGAAAACATCACCGCCCTTGAGCCTTTGAGCGATAAATTCAAGGCTTTCGGCTGGCAGGTCATTGAGATTGACGGCCATGACTTCCGGGAAATCGAGAACGCGCTTCAGCGCGCCCGTACCACAGCAGGCAAACCGACCATGATCATCGCCCACACAGTGAAGGGCAAAGGAATCTCATACATGGAAAATGTTCCCAAATGGCACGGCAGCCTCTGCCCCACCGGAGAGGAACGGGAATGCGCACTGCGCGAATGCGGGTGCGGAGGGCTGGAATAA
- a CDS encoding PseG/SpsG family protein, with protein sequence MPNVSTKPSCVMMNNGPILFFCEAGPESGFGHAGRCMALAAALRDEFGRESIFGFRGPPAAEKKVTQAGFKVAPVMDFNSWQFSNEAAVILDLRIPLSTSFFQRVKSAKKQLVSIDDPTPNRLHADLAFYPPVPQFHELDWTDFNGTIHRGWEFIPLRREFRLPPQAKKIHSPPKLLISMGGSDPHELTLKILQGLKFVTEDWQAEVVIGPMFNNLDRIRKITLEHGDKIKLLHDIKDMSLPMQGCDAAIASFGMTAYELAACGVPQLLLCLSKDHARSASALHACGAAVSLGKFDRIPEQKLAAELQNFICDQKALKSMAAKAAGLKIGEGAKNIASLIIKRI encoded by the coding sequence TTGCCGAACGTATCTACAAAGCCTTCATGTGTGATGATGAATAACGGACCGATTCTCTTTTTCTGCGAAGCCGGACCTGAGAGTGGATTCGGACACGCCGGACGCTGCATGGCTCTTGCCGCAGCCTTGCGTGATGAATTCGGACGGGAATCAATCTTCGGATTCCGGGGTCCTCCTGCGGCTGAGAAAAAAGTCACCCAAGCCGGATTCAAAGTTGCTCCGGTTATGGATTTCAACAGCTGGCAATTCAGCAATGAAGCGGCGGTAATCCTCGACCTGCGGATTCCGCTTTCAACATCTTTTTTCCAACGCGTGAAATCAGCGAAAAAACAGCTGGTCAGCATCGATGACCCCACCCCCAACAGACTGCATGCAGATCTGGCCTTCTACCCGCCGGTGCCGCAATTCCATGAGCTGGACTGGACCGATTTTAACGGCACCATCCATCGAGGCTGGGAGTTCATTCCCCTGCGCAGGGAATTCCGCTTACCCCCGCAAGCAAAAAAAATTCACTCCCCGCCCAAATTACTGATCAGCATGGGTGGCAGCGATCCCCACGAGCTGACCCTGAAAATATTGCAGGGATTAAAATTCGTAACCGAAGACTGGCAGGCCGAGGTTGTCATCGGTCCCATGTTCAATAATCTGGACAGAATCCGCAAGATAACGCTAGAGCACGGTGATAAGATTAAATTATTGCATGATATAAAGGACATGTCCCTGCCCATGCAGGGCTGCGACGCAGCCATAGCTTCCTTCGGCATGACCGCTTATGAACTGGCGGCCTGCGGGGTGCCACAACTGCTGCTCTGCCTGAGTAAGGACCACGCCCGCTCGGCATCAGCGTTGCATGCATGCGGAGCAGCGGTTTCATTGGGAAAATTTGACCGCATCCCGGAGCAAAAACTGGCTGCAGAGCTGCAAAATTTCATTTGCGACCAGAAAGCATTAAAATCCATGGCTGCAAAAGCTGCCGGACTGAAGATCGGCGAGGGTGCCAAAAACATTGCATCTCTGATCATAAAAAGAATTTAA
- a CDS encoding NAD(P)/FAD-dependent oxidoreductase, whose product MSNTSSKYDVIILGAGASGLYCAMHAATRGRKVLVLDHSGKAGRKIRVAGGGKCNFTNMDVAADNYISANPHFVKSALARHNQWDFISFVAEAGIEYEEREDGQLFTLEGAGQIAGLLVSKCHRAGVETLLDREIEEVSGEGPFAVRSGSQVFEAESLVVALGSPAWPQVGASSFGYKLAEQYGLNVFPARPSLVPFTIGGRDGKFCKELSGNALPVEITCEKRTFAGDMLFTHKGISGPAVLQISNYWRRGSALTVNLLPAHDISELLEANRTENTALKNFLAQFFTRKMVGLLLEDQDGDTPLSQLTKKRTSALAEHIHAWVVKPQGTEGFAKAEVAAGGVDTAEISSKTMEAKKVPGLYFIGEVLDVTGWLGGYNLQWAWSSGYAAAQFV is encoded by the coding sequence ATGAGCAATACCTCTTCTAAATATGATGTAATCATCCTCGGTGCCGGGGCTTCCGGGCTGTACTGTGCCATGCATGCTGCAACGCGCGGGCGTAAGGTGCTGGTGCTGGACCATTCCGGTAAGGCAGGGCGTAAAATCCGGGTGGCCGGGGGCGGCAAGTGTAACTTTACCAATATGGATGTTGCGGCGGATAACTATATTTCGGCAAATCCCCACTTTGTGAAATCCGCGCTGGCGCGGCACAATCAGTGGGACTTTATTTCCTTTGTTGCTGAGGCCGGGATCGAATACGAAGAGCGCGAGGACGGGCAGCTGTTTACCCTTGAGGGGGCCGGACAGATTGCCGGGCTGCTGGTTTCCAAGTGCCACCGCGCGGGTGTGGAAACTCTCCTTGACCGTGAGATTGAAGAAGTCAGCGGCGAGGGGCCGTTTGCAGTGCGCAGCGGATCGCAGGTTTTTGAGGCTGAATCCCTTGTTGTGGCACTGGGTTCCCCGGCATGGCCGCAGGTGGGTGCTTCTTCTTTCGGGTACAAGCTGGCGGAACAGTACGGGCTGAATGTGTTTCCGGCGCGGCCCTCACTGGTACCTTTTACCATCGGCGGACGGGATGGTAAATTCTGCAAGGAGCTGAGCGGCAATGCCCTTCCTGTGGAGATTACCTGCGAAAAACGGACTTTTGCCGGTGATATGCTTTTCACCCATAAGGGTATTTCCGGCCCGGCAGTGCTCCAGATTTCAAACTACTGGCGGCGTGGTTCTGCTTTGACCGTCAACCTGCTGCCTGCTCACGATATTTCGGAACTGCTTGAAGCGAACCGCACTGAAAATACTGCCTTGAAAAATTTCCTCGCGCAATTCTTCACCCGCAAAATGGTTGGACTCCTTTTGGAGGATCAGGACGGAGATACCCCGCTTAGTCAGCTGACCAAGAAACGTACATCAGCCCTTGCCGAACACATTCATGCATGGGTGGTCAAACCGCAGGGAACAGAAGGATTCGCCAAAGCCGAGGTTGCCGCCGGAGGAGTGGACACTGCCGAAATTTCGTCAAAGACCATGGAAGCGAAGAAAGTACCCGGTCTATATTTTATCGGAGAGGTTCTGGACGTGACCGGCTGGCTGGGAGGGTACAACCTCCAATGGGCGTGGTCATCAGGCTACGCCGCCGCCCAATTTGTATAG
- a CDS encoding DMT family transporter — translation MLKPKSSTSLGVAQVLSGAALISLVGIFIKIMVVDYAQPIFVVTFWRNLFVSTILMAGLKIFKPHKLRFEREHIGLLAAYGLVLVGLNGIWGGSVYFNGAGVATVLVYVSVPITVLAQWALGDEKPTLRILPSILFCLFGCGLVCGIKSMSEFSLTPMGMFLGLLSSVFFSAYTIMGRECAKRNISSYSVLMHVFGIAAFYMLIINLFAGNSIPGAAPTPAAMLMPGVDWKGWGCILTLAIGPSMTGWTLINSSLTHLSPSVVNILLTTEPMMTGLAAIPMLGEYMTLEQWAGCFLIVIGVIVLKKR, via the coding sequence ATGCTCAAGCCCAAATCATCCACCAGCCTTGGGGTGGCGCAGGTTCTATCCGGAGCCGCGCTTATCTCGCTTGTGGGTATTTTCATAAAAATCATGGTCGTGGATTACGCCCAGCCCATCTTTGTGGTCACCTTCTGGCGCAATCTATTTGTCAGCACAATTCTCATGGCCGGGTTAAAAATTTTCAAACCGCATAAACTCAGGTTTGAACGGGAGCATATTGGCCTACTGGCCGCCTACGGGCTGGTACTGGTCGGGCTGAACGGCATCTGGGGCGGATCGGTATATTTCAACGGAGCCGGGGTGGCTACAGTGCTGGTTTATGTATCCGTACCCATTACTGTGCTGGCCCAGTGGGCACTGGGCGATGAAAAACCGACCCTGCGCATCCTGCCCTCTATCCTTTTCTGCCTGTTCGGCTGCGGACTGGTTTGCGGAATCAAGTCCATGTCCGAATTCTCGCTAACCCCCATGGGCATGTTTCTGGGGCTGCTCTCCAGCGTATTTTTCTCAGCCTACACAATCATGGGCCGCGAATGCGCCAAGCGCAACATAAGTTCTTACAGCGTACTCATGCACGTATTCGGAATCGCCGCCTTTTACATGCTGATCATCAATCTTTTCGCCGGAAACTCAATCCCCGGCGCAGCCCCGACCCCTGCGGCAATGCTCATGCCCGGAGTGGACTGGAAGGGCTGGGGTTGTATCCTGACCCTTGCCATCGGCCCGTCCATGACCGGATGGACCCTGATCAACTCCAGTCTAACCCATTTGTCTCCCTCAGTAGTCAACATCCTGCTGACCACCGAACCCATGATGACCGGACTGGCGGCTATCCCCATGCTCGGCGAATACATGACGCTGGAACAATGGGCGGGGTGTTTTTTAATTGTGATCGGGGTGATTGTGCTGAAAAAGAGATAA
- a CDS encoding PACE efflux transporter, whose amino-acid sequence MRTTADRIRHTLLFEIIGLCTCTPLAAWILDKDMGRIGIMSVAISMTAMVCNYVYNLIFDKVLVAMNRPVNVRPTWMRVLHAVLFEISLLTITVPFVAWWLDMTLWHALIADIGFALFFLVYAFVYNWVYDIVFPMPVEQHG is encoded by the coding sequence ATGAGAACAACAGCAGACAGAATACGGCACACACTTTTATTTGAGATTATCGGGCTTTGCACCTGCACCCCGCTGGCCGCGTGGATACTTGATAAGGATATGGGCCGCATCGGGATCATGAGTGTCGCCATATCCATGACCGCCATGGTCTGCAACTATGTCTATAATCTTATTTTCGATAAGGTGTTGGTTGCCATGAACCGTCCCGTAAATGTACGCCCCACATGGATGCGGGTGCTGCATGCAGTATTGTTTGAAATTTCGCTTCTGACCATCACCGTACCGTTCGTGGCATGGTGGCTGGATATGACCCTCTGGCATGCCCTCATCGCCGATATCGGGTTCGCGCTTTTCTTTCTGGTCTACGCCTTTGTCTACAACTGGGTCTACGATATTGTTTTTCCCATGCCCGTGGAACAGCACGGCTGA
- a CDS encoding mannose-1-phosphate guanylyltransferase/mannose-6-phosphate isomerase: protein MIIPVILSGGSGTRLWPLSRKKHPKQLLNLTGEHSLLRNTVERGCALDSATAPIVVCNESYRFLIAEELREANIQPEAIFLEPQGRNSAPAIAAAAFHIRKNHPEALMLVMPSDHAIHDLDRFEAAVTAGTGPAKSGDLVLFGIVPDRPETGYGYIRTSKEFDPIIPQAVREFVEKPDLDTAKTYLKSGNYLWNSGIFLFSPDVFLKHLDQLEPEMHTACRNATENARVDLDFVRLEEESFKSSPAKSVDYAVIEKVENLSVVPFDGGWSDIGSWDSLMTERRPDENGNVISGDVHAKNVANSFLQSSSRLVGVVGVDDVIVVETPDAVLVAGREHGQEVSGLVAELKKQERSEVDHHRRVYRPWGSYETVDLEERFQVKRIIVKPGGVLSLQMHHHRAEHWVVVKGTAKVLVGEKEVLLQEDQSTYIPIGAMHRLENPGRINLELIEVQTGSYLGEDDIQRFEDIYGRSEG from the coding sequence ATGATCATTCCTGTAATTCTCTCCGGCGGCAGCGGTACAAGACTCTGGCCCCTTTCGCGCAAAAAACATCCCAAACAGCTTTTGAATCTCACCGGGGAACATTCCCTGCTGCGCAATACTGTTGAACGCGGTTGCGCACTGGATTCTGCCACAGCGCCCATTGTAGTCTGCAATGAAAGCTACCGTTTCCTGATCGCAGAAGAACTACGGGAAGCGAACATCCAGCCTGAAGCAATATTTCTGGAACCGCAGGGCCGCAATTCCGCCCCGGCCATTGCTGCGGCAGCTTTCCATATCCGCAAAAACCACCCGGAAGCACTCATGCTGGTCATGCCCTCGGACCATGCCATTCACGATTTGGACCGTTTTGAAGCCGCAGTCACCGCCGGGACCGGGCCTGCCAAATCAGGCGATCTGGTTCTTTTCGGCATTGTACCGGACAGGCCGGAAACAGGGTACGGATATATCCGCACCAGCAAAGAGTTCGATCCCATTATTCCGCAGGCAGTGCGCGAATTCGTTGAAAAGCCGGACCTCGACACGGCCAAGACATACCTTAAATCCGGTAACTATCTCTGGAACTCCGGTATCTTCCTGTTCAGCCCGGACGTTTTCCTGAAACATCTGGACCAGCTTGAACCGGAAATGCACACCGCCTGCCGCAATGCCACAGAAAATGCCCGCGTTGACCTCGACTTTGTGCGTCTTGAAGAGGAAAGCTTCAAATCCAGCCCGGCAAAGTCCGTTGACTACGCTGTAATCGAAAAGGTCGAAAACCTGAGCGTGGTCCCCTTTGACGGCGGCTGGTCTGACATCGGATCATGGGATTCCCTGATGACCGAACGCAGGCCGGACGAAAACGGCAACGTAATTTCCGGGGATGTACATGCCAAGAACGTGGCCAACAGCTTCCTGCAATCCTCAAGCAGGCTGGTCGGTGTGGTCGGCGTTGATGACGTAATCGTAGTCGAAACCCCGGACGCCGTACTGGTTGCCGGGCGCGAGCACGGTCAGGAAGTCTCCGGTCTGGTTGCGGAACTGAAAAAGCAGGAGCGCAGCGAAGTAGACCATCACCGCAGGGTCTACCGCCCGTGGGGATCATACGAGACCGTGGATCTTGAAGAACGTTTTCAGGTCAAAAGAATCATCGTCAAACCCGGCGGGGTACTCTCCCTGCAAATGCACCACCACCGCGCCGAACACTGGGTAGTAGTCAAGGGCACAGCCAAAGTATTAGTCGGCGAAAAGGAAGTTTTACTGCAGGAAGACCAGTCCACCTACATCCCCATAGGGGCCATGCACCGCTTGGAGAATCCCGGCAGGATCAACCTTGAGCTCATTGAGGTCCAGACCGGTAGTTATCTTGGTGAGGATGATATCCAGCGGTTTGAGGATATTTATGGGCGGTCTGAGGGGTAG
- the pseF gene encoding pseudaminic acid cytidylyltransferase produces MQVAIIPARGGSKRIPKKSIRPFLGKPLIAYTIEAARESGFFDHILVSTDSEEFAEIARQYGAEVPFMRPAELADDFTPTQPVVDHALGWVRENWGKPERYCQFYANPFVTAENIRGGYKMLREHRANCVLGVAEFPFPVLRSFKQNEQGGVEYAFPEYAPCRSQDLPVFFHDAAQFYWTELTDLPADRKQGLNMPYFLPRHMVVDIDTEEDWRIAERIYKAFMCDDE; encoded by the coding sequence GTGCAGGTCGCCATTATCCCCGCCCGCGGGGGCAGCAAACGCATCCCAAAAAAATCCATCCGCCCTTTTCTGGGCAAGCCGCTTATCGCCTATACCATTGAGGCCGCCCGTGAGAGCGGTTTCTTCGACCATATTCTGGTCAGTACGGACAGCGAAGAATTCGCAGAAATTGCCCGCCAATACGGAGCAGAAGTTCCTTTCATGCGCCCGGCGGAACTTGCCGATGACTTCACCCCCACCCAGCCGGTTGTGGACCATGCTCTGGGCTGGGTCCGCGAAAATTGGGGCAAGCCTGAACGTTACTGCCAATTCTACGCCAACCCCTTTGTCACTGCTGAGAATATTCGCGGCGGATATAAAATGCTGCGTGAACACCGGGCCAATTGCGTGCTCGGTGTGGCAGAATTCCCCTTTCCTGTGCTGCGCTCTTTCAAGCAGAATGAACAGGGCGGCGTTGAATACGCCTTCCCGGAATACGCCCCCTGCCGATCACAGGATCTGCCTGTATTTTTCCATGATGCGGCCCAGTTCTACTGGACAGAACTGACCGACCTGCCTGCGGACCGGAAACAGGGATTGAACATGCCCTATTTCCTGCCCCGCCATATGGTGGTGGACATTGATACCGAAGAAGACTGGCGCATTGCCGAACGTATCTACAAAGCCTTCATGTGTGATGATGAATAA
- a CDS encoding bifunctional 2-polyprenyl-6-hydroxyphenol methylase/3-demethylubiquinol 3-O-methyltransferase UbiG — translation MSDRKCWVEHSGIVLHTVGEFDVIHCESCGFKHIIPIPDEEELARIYKHEYHVKDKPLMLQHQLEDEEWHKTTNAARLESIEKQLKRKGSILDIGSGNGFFLKQAMELDWQARGVEPSDKAAEYCRSLGLDVVHGIFDQACADSIGKFDVVHLWEVLEHLPDPISMIALCRQVLNPGGLIVIGVPNDYNKLQRIMHEDLGEKPWWLAPPHHINFFNRNSLERLLRRLDFEPLHYETTFPMELFLLMGKNYLQDPQLGRECHAMRKELELNLTRTGNRDVLDKLYSSLAEAGFGRHAVLMAGKKD, via the coding sequence TTGAGCGACAGAAAATGCTGGGTCGAACATAGCGGCATAGTGCTGCATACCGTTGGAGAATTTGATGTAATCCACTGCGAAAGCTGCGGCTTCAAACACATCATTCCCATTCCCGATGAAGAGGAACTGGCCCGCATCTACAAGCACGAATACCACGTGAAAGATAAACCGCTCATGCTTCAGCACCAGTTGGAAGACGAGGAGTGGCACAAAACCACCAACGCTGCCCGGCTGGAATCCATTGAAAAGCAGCTCAAACGCAAGGGTTCCATTCTGGATATAGGATCGGGCAACGGTTTTTTCCTTAAGCAGGCCATGGAACTGGATTGGCAGGCTAGAGGTGTGGAGCCTTCAGACAAGGCTGCTGAATATTGCCGCTCTCTGGGACTTGATGTGGTTCACGGGATATTCGATCAGGCCTGCGCTGACTCCATAGGTAAATTTGATGTGGTCCATCTCTGGGAAGTGCTCGAACACCTGCCCGATCCCATATCCATGATCGCCCTATGCAGACAGGTGCTTAACCCCGGCGGACTGATTGTCATCGGAGTACCCAACGATTACAATAAACTGCAAAGGATCATGCATGAGGACCTCGGCGAAAAACCATGGTGGCTGGCACCGCCCCATCACATAAATTTCTTCAACCGCAATTCGCTGGAAAGACTGCTGCGGAGGCTGGATTTTGAACCGCTGCATTATGAAACAACTTTCCCCATGGAACTGTTCCTGCTCATGGGCAAAAACTATCTTCAAGACCCGCAGCTGGGCCGCGAATGCCACGCCATGCGCAAAGAACTGGAACTGAATCTGACCCGCACGGGCAACCGCGATGTTCTGGACAAACTATACAGCAGCTTGGCCGAGGCCGGATTCGGACGCCACGCAGTGCTCATGGCCGGGAAAAAGGATTAA
- a CDS encoding type II toxin-antitoxin system RelE/ParE family toxin produces the protein MRIRFSPESVDDLKRIYNFIAEHDPDSARTTVLNLKSAINRFSLHPQLGRTIEHIENMRDFTFGRYVVRYTEKPDYVYILRIWHSKEPAKFPLYQSPQSSLQPLP, from the coding sequence ATGCGAATAAGGTTTTCTCCTGAGTCTGTTGATGATCTGAAAAGAATTTATAATTTTATCGCTGAACACGATCCAGACTCAGCCCGTACCACAGTGCTAAATTTAAAAAGCGCAATCAACCGTTTTTCATTGCATCCACAGCTTGGCAGAACCATAGAACACATTGAAAATATGCGAGATTTTACATTCGGCAGGTACGTTGTTCGCTACACAGAGAAGCCAGATTACGTATATATTTTGCGGATCTGGCATTCCAAAGAACCCGCTAAATTCCCCCTTTACCAAAGCCCCCAATCCAGCCTACAACCCCTCCCATGA
- a CDS encoding SDR family NAD(P)-dependent oxidoreductase → MQRLKDKIVLVTGGGRGIGKAISRKLAAEGAEVILTWVSDRTSAEETAAEISQEGGKARILQLEVSDADSVDAVVADIAANEGRLDVLVNNAGINDPQDFDKITPDEWDRILSVNLKGPFLCTQRCLELLKKSKGASVVNIGSVSGQYGGPRTAHYAASKAGLISMTQVAARFGAQWNIRCNTVAAGLVVSDMADAGMQNPAVQKAAENVLLKRFAAAAEVADSVAYLASDEASYITAQTINVNGGLYF, encoded by the coding sequence ATGCAAAGATTAAAAGATAAAATCGTACTGGTTACCGGAGGCGGGCGCGGAATCGGCAAAGCCATCAGCCGGAAACTGGCCGCCGAGGGCGCAGAGGTTATTCTGACATGGGTCAGTGACCGCACAAGCGCAGAAGAAACCGCGGCAGAAATCTCCCAGGAAGGCGGCAAAGCGCGCATCCTGCAGCTTGAAGTCAGCGATGCGGATTCCGTGGACGCGGTTGTAGCCGACATTGCCGCCAATGAAGGCAGGCTTGATGTACTGGTCAACAATGCCGGGATCAATGATCCGCAGGATTTCGACAAAATCACCCCGGATGAATGGGACCGTATCCTTTCGGTGAACCTGAAAGGCCCCTTCCTGTGCACCCAGCGTTGTCTTGAACTGCTCAAGAAAAGCAAAGGGGCCAGTGTGGTCAACATCGGCTCGGTGAGCGGACAGTACGGAGGACCGCGCACCGCACATTATGCTGCCAGCAAGGCCGGGCTGATTTCCATGACTCAGGTTGCGGCACGCTTCGGGGCCCAGTGGAACATCCGCTGCAACACTGTTGCCGCCGGACTGGTGGTTTCGGACATGGCAGATGCGGGAATGCAGAATCCGGCAGTACAGAAGGCCGCTGAAAACGTGCTCCTGAAACGTTTTGCCGCAGCTGCGGAAGTGGCGGACAGCGTGGCCTACCTTGCCTCGGACGAAGCATCCTACATCACCGCCCAGACCATCAATGTCAACGGCGGACTCTATTTCTAA
- a CDS encoding CopG family ribbon-helix-helix protein → MQETIRARVESDLKEKFELAAKDRGQSSSHLLREFMADFVRKHEETKKRDAETMLALESIEAGRFIEGDEVFDWLDSWGTDNVKEAPKCE, encoded by the coding sequence ATGCAGGAAACCATACGAGCCCGTGTAGAATCTGATTTAAAAGAAAAATTTGAACTTGCGGCCAAAGACCGAGGGCAAAGTTCCAGTCATCTTCTACGGGAATTTATGGCTGATTTTGTGCGTAAGCACGAAGAGACTAAAAAACGTGATGCTGAAACAATGCTGGCCTTGGAAAGCATTGAAGCAGGACGATTTATTGAAGGGGACGAAGTTTTCGATTGGCTTGATTCGTGGGGAACTGACAATGTGAAGGAAGCTCCTAAATGCGAATAA